One Triplophysa dalaica isolate WHDGS20190420 chromosome 11, ASM1584641v1, whole genome shotgun sequence genomic window carries:
- the LOC130431838 gene encoding uncharacterized protein LOC130431838 — protein MKLAKQFDINMIRQDKERQQNATEELNELNKTIRDVTARNNLPSVAVMTGVTACLSQCRQEEEELHALFDGPTQHLSGRLSPPSVNCTPEIRPDPSEPGSCSAAVRNAYVDAPKATVMDCDDDWENDDLLNDSFVLEITQNPVPSNVVQKPECSSRNIVAKTNPTVLHGRGVCQQIKKSNNKSSTFTRTLLESQMSVQSTTRVKPPTSSQNQTTKKLLKLSLEGKHPAQSSHGYKQTELKRASKDCRSSVQPSTSKFQGLSKEDLKSLFDSDSLWNDGDDDLLCQACDDVERISASQDLQRRSMGLTEPTHHASKATTSTRAFVRSNSVPCYSGSSGCSMPGSVRATSQTILPQGTNMGNAPNSRNITFKRHLSDSVTLTNKVFVSSNGTVKCSAAEIERKKQEAIARRRSRMPADQKQGAPT, from the exons ATGAAACTTGCCAAGCAATTTGACATCAATATGATCCGTCAGGACAAAGAGAGACAACAAAACGCTACAGAGGAACTAAATGAACTCAACAAGACAATAAGAGATGTAACAGCTAGAAATAACCTGCCATCTGTGGCAGTCATGACGGGTGTAACCGCTTGCTTATCCCAATGCCGACAGGAAGAGGAAGAGCTTCACGCTCTGTTTGATGGTCCTACTCAGCACTTAAGTGGTAGACTGAGCCCACCATCGGTCAACTGCACACCAGAAATCAGACCCGACCCTTCCGAACCAGGGTCATGTTCAGCTGCTGTCAGGAACGCATATGTAGATGCACCAAAAGCAACAGTGATGGACTGTGATGATGACTGGGAAAATGATGACCTTCTCAATGACTCTTTTGTGTTGGAGATAACACAGAATCCAGTGCCTTCGAATGTTGTCCAGAAACCCGAGTGTAGCTCTAGGAATATTGTGGCCAAGACTAATCCCACTGTATTACACGGTAGAGGCGTCTGCCAACAGATtaaaaagagcaacaacaaAAGTAGCACCTTTACTAGGACACTCCTGGAAAGCCAAATGTCCGTCCAGAGCACTACTAGAGTAAAGCCACCTACTTCTTCCCAGAATCAAACTACCAAGAAGCTGCTAAAATTGTCACTTGAGGGAAAACACCCAGCACAGTCATCCCACGGTTACAAGCAAACAGAGCTTAAGAGAGCTAGCAAAGATTGCAGAAGCTCTGTCCAACCCTCAACTTCTAAATTTCAAGGACTTTCAAAGGAAGACTTAAAATCTCTTTTCGACTCCGACAGCCTTTGGAATGACGGGGATGATGATCTTCTGTGTCAAGCTTGCGATGATGTGGAGAGGATCTCTGCCAGTCAGGATCTGCAAAGACGAAGCATGGGCTTGACCGAGCCAACACACCATGCATCAAAAGCCACAACGTCCACCCGTGCTTTTGTCCGTTCCAACTCGGTTCCTTGTTACAGTGGCAGCTCTGGATGTTCCATGCCTGGTTCTGTCAGAGCCACCTCACAGACGATTCTGCCACAGGGCACAAACATGGGAAATGCCCCTAACTCCCGCaatattacattcaaaagaCATCTTTCGGATTCCGTGACACTAACCAACAAAG TATTTGTTTCATCCAATGGGACAGTAAAATGTTCAGCTGCTGAGATCGAGAGGAAGAAGCAGGAAGCAATAGCGAGGAGAAGATCACGCATGCCCGCTGACCAAAAACAAGGAGCTCCTACATAG